The sequence below is a genomic window from Variovorax paradoxus B4.
GCAGGAAGCCGATGTCGAGCATGCGGTCGGCCTCGTCGAGCACCACGTACTCCACCTGGTTGAGCACCGCGTTCTTGGCTTCGATGTGATCGAGCAGCCGGCCCGGCGTGGCCACCAGCACTTCGACGCCCTTCTTGAGCTCGAGCGTCTGAGGCTTCATGTCGATGCCGCCGAACACCACCGTGCTGCGCAGGTTGGTGTACTTGGCATACAGCTTGACCTGCTGGGCCACCTGGTCGGCCAGTTCGCGCGTGGGCAGCAGCACCAGTGCACGCACCGGATGCCGCGCTGGCGACGTGGACGAGTTCTCGTGCTTGAGCATGCGCTGCAGCAAGGGCAGCGAAAACGCCGCGGTCTTGCCGGTGCCGGTCTGCGCGGCCCCCATCACGTCCTGCCCCGAAAGCACGACCGGAATGGCCTGCTCCTGGATGGGAGTCATGGTCTCGTAGCCCATTTCGGCTACGGCGCGCGCCAGCGGTTCCGCCAGCGATAGATTGGAGAAGGAGCTTGTCATTAAGCCTTCTATTGTCGCACTGCCGCAAAAAATGGCAGTGACAGCGGCGCGACAAACTCCGCGCCGGCTGTATTGCTATTTATTTTATAGCAAACAATCCAGCAATTACGGGGCTTTCGCGCCCTTAGTGCTCAAAGGCTGCGTGCATTGAAGGTATCGCAGGACTTGACATCGCCGCTTTGGTAGCCCGCACCGAACCAGCGCTGGCGCTGCGCACTCGATCCGTGGGTGAAGCTGTCGGGCACCACGGCGCGGCCCGCGGAACGCTGCAGCGCGTCGTCGCCGATCTTCTGCGCGGCGTTCATCGCGGCCTCGATGTCGCCCGGGTCGAGCCACTTCTTCGACTCCTGCGAATGGTGTGCCCAGATGCCGGCAAAGCAGTCGGCCTGCAGCTCGACGCGGACGCTCAGCGCGTTGTTCTGCGACTGGCTCAGGCGCCCGCGCATGCCGTCGACCTTGGCGGTCACGCCGAGCTCGTCCTGCACGTGGTGGCCGACCTCGTGCGCGATGACGTAGGCCTGCGCGAATTCGCCCGGCGCGCCGAGCTGGTTCTTGAGCGTGTCGTAGAAGCCGAGGTCGATGTAGACCTTCTTGTCGCCGGGGCAGTAGAACGGCCCCATGGCCGCCTGGCCGGTGCCGCAAGCCGTGGGCGTGGCACCGCGGAACAGCACGAGCCGCGGCGGCTGGTAGGCGCCGCCGTTCTGCCGGAAGATGTTCGTCCAGACCACCTCGGTATTGCGCAGCACGGTCGAGACGAAGGCCGCCTCGCGGTCGCTCGAGGGCGGCTTGGGCGCGGGGCCTTGCTGCTGTTGCTGCACCTGGACCTGCTCGCCACCGCCGCCGCTCAGCAGGCTGAGCACGGTCAGCGGATTGATGCCGAAGATCCAGCCTGCGATCAGCGCGACTGCGATGGTGCCGATGCCGATGCTTCGGCCGCCGATGAAACCGCCGCCACCGCCACCATCTTCACCGCGGCGGTCTTCGACGTTGTCGGACTGTTCGTTGCCTTCCCATCTCATCGCATCTCCTTGCCGGCCTTGCAGAAGTTTTGCCGGATCGTCGCAGGATGGTACTTGGCCCGGCCGCCTGCTGCGTAACCGGCGGTCAGAATGCGCGGATCAGGTCTTGGGGAGCGTGACGCCGCGCTGCCCCTGGTACTTGCCGCCGCGGTCCTTGTAGCTGGTCTCGCAGACTTCGTCGCTCTCGAAGAACAGCACCTGCGCGCAGCCTTCGCCAGCATAGATCTTGGCGGGCAGCGGCGTGGTGTTGCTGAATTCGAGCGTCACATAGCCTTCCCATTCGGGCTCGAACGGGGTCACGTTGACGATGATGCCGCAGCGCGCATAGGTGCTCTTGCCCAGGCAGATGGTGAGCACGTTGCGCGGGATGCGGAAGTACTCGACCGTGCGTGCCAGCGCGAAGCTGTTGGGCGGAATGATGCAGTAGTCGCCATGCATGTCGACGAAGCTCTTCTCGTCGAAGTTCTTCGGGTCGACCACGGTACTGTGGATGTTGGTGAAAACCTTGAATTCAGGCGCGCACCGGATGTCGTAGCCGTAGCTCGAGGTGCCATAGCTGATGATCTTGTGGCCGGCGGCCTCGCGCACCTGGCCGGGCTCGAAGGGCTCGATCATGCCGGTCTGCTCGGCCATGCGCCGGATCCATTTGTCGCTCTTGATGCTCATATGCGGTCGCTGATGCTGCTGCGGGGAGGAATGGCGCGAATTGTGGCATGGGCCACCACCCTCCCCGCCGTCCCGGGTGCTACAGCGCCTGCGAGATCACCGTGCGCTCGACCAGACGGTCGTCGCCCAGCACGATCATCGCGAACAGCATTTCTTCCAGCGTGTTCGCCAGCTTCGTCTTGCGCGCGAGCAGCGGCGTGGCCTGGGGATTGAGCACCAGGAAGTCGGCCTCGCAGCCGGGCTGCAGGTTGCCGACCACGCCACCCAGCCCCAGCGCACGCGCCGCGCCGCCGGTGTGGCGCCACCAGAGCTCGGAAGGCGCGATGCTCAGGCCGGCCTTGGTCTGGCCCTCCCGGCCCACGTAGTAGGCCGCCATCATGGTGTGGAAGGGGCTGAAGCTGGTGCCGCCGCCCACGTCGCTGGCCAGGCCGTAGGGGTAGCCCACGCGGTCGGCCGCGCCAAAGTCGAAGAAGCCGCTGCCCAGGAACAGGTTACTGGTCGGGCTCACGGCCGCGGCCGTCTTCGTGTCGCGCAGCAGCGCGCGGTCGGTGTCGTCCAGGTAGATGCAATGCGCGTACACGGCGCGCTCGCGCATCAGCCCGAAGCCGGCATACACGTCGAGGTACGAGCGCGCCTGCGGATAGAGCTCGCGCACCCATGCCACCTCGTCGCGGTTCTCGGCCACGTGCGACTGGATCCATGTGTCGGCGTATTTCGCGGCCAGTTCGCTCGCGCCGCGCATCTGGGCGTCGGTGCTCGCGGGCGCAAAGCGCGGGGTGATGGCATAGCCCAGGCGGCCGGTGTCGTGCCACTTGCGGATCAGCGCCTCGGAGTCGATGAGGCTCTGCTCGGTTTCGTCGCGCACGCCGTCGGGCGAATTGCGGTCCTGCAGCACCTTGCCGCTGATCATGCGCAGGTTGCGGCGCTGCGCGCCCTCGAAGAAGGCATCGACCGAGGCCACGTGCGAAGTCGCGAAGGCCAGCGCGGTCGTGACGCCGTTGCGCAGCAGTTCGTCGAAGAACACGTCGGCCACTTCGTTCGAATGCGCCGGGTCGGCGAACCTGGCTTCCGCCGGGAAGGTGTAGTTCTCGAGCCAGGGCAGCAGCCCCGGCGCGGGCGAGCCGATGATGTCGGTCTGCGGAAAGTGGATGTGCATGTCCACGAAGCCCGGCGCGAGGATGCGGCCCGGCAGGTGGGTCACCTCGGCATCCGGGTGGCGCGGGGACACGGCGGCATGGCTGCCGGCGTCGAGCACGCGCTGGCGGCCGGCGCTGTCGGGCGCGACGACCAGCAGGCCGTCTTCATCGAAAACGGGCAGTCCGGCATCGTCGAATCGCAGGAGGGAGGCGCGGTAGGCTTTTTTCATCGTGGTTGCCGAGGGTAATGCAGCGCCGCGGCGTCGCAATTTCCATGCGCATATGAGTGCTATATGCCGAATGCACTTCAATCCGGTGGCAAGGCGCGCGACTGGATATCGAAAGGCACGCCGCGGGGAATGGCCGCGTCGTCGTCCTTGTGCTTGAACAGCAGCGCGTACTTCGACTCGATGAAATAGACGCGGTTGCCGAGCACCGCTCCGGAGGACGGGTCGTTGAGCCCCGCCACCACCGTCTGCAGGCCGAGCTTCGCGCCATCGATGCGTGCCACCGTGACCTGCCCGCCGTAGGGTCCGTCGCCGAAGGCATTGCTCTCGAACAGCACCAGCCGGCCGGGTTTCCAGGCGCGGATCGCGTCGACGTTCTTCATCACCCGCGGCGCCTCGATGCGCGTGACCTCGCCGGCCCTGCCATCGGCGTTCAATCCGATGCGCAGCAGATGCGACGCGGCGGCCACGAGGCTCACGTAGACGTCGCGGCCGCCATCGATCGCAATGCCGTTCAGGCCCTTGTAGGGCCCTTCGCCGGCCAGCGACGGGCTTTCCTTCCAGACCGTGAGCGCCGTGGCATCGGGCGCGAGCCGCAGCACGCGCGGATGGAAGGAATCGGTCACGTAGATGTTGCCGCGTGCGTCCTGTGCGAGATCGTTGCAGTAGCCCGCGTCGGGCATCGCGTAGCTTGCGCGCGGCGTGCCTGTCGCCAGGTCGTAGCGCTTGAGCGCGCTCGGCGCCTGCGGCACGGTGGTGAAGCCGCTGTTGCCCGAGCAGACCCACAGGGCCTGGCGTTTCGCATCGACCAGCACGCCCTGCCCGTTCGCCAGGCCGTTGGCGCCGGGCTTCACGAGCACCTCGGCCTGCGGCGCGGCGCCCGGCTTCACCCTGGCGACCGCGCCCTGGCGCCAGCTGCCGACATAGAACGCACCGTCCGGCCCGATGGCGACGCTTTCCGGATACCAGTCTTCGGGCAGCGCCTGTACGGCGGGAGGTGCGGCGATGGCCGCCGTCGCGGCGAGCGCGAGCAGCGCGGCGGCCAGTCGCGTGCGCCTGCTCATTGCCACACGCGAAACACGCGCCCGGTCAGCGGGCCTTCGACGCTGCGCACGTAGGCCAGCGCCACGCGCGCGGCCGGTACGGTTTCGACGCCCGGAAAGAGCGCGCCATACGCTGCCAACGATTCGGTCAGCAGCGTCGGACTGACCGCATTGATGCGCAGGCCGCGCGCCAGCTCGATCGCCGCGCCTTTCACGAAACCCTCGACCGCCGCATTCACGGCAGCCGCATTGCCTCCCCCGCGAACCGGATCGTCGGCCGCCACGCCCGTGGTCAGCGTGATCGACCCGCCATCCGCCAGGACGTGCTGGCCCAGCAGCGCGAGGCGCACCTGGCCGAGCAGCTTGTCCTGCAGGCCGATGTTGAAATCGGCCGACCGCATTTCAGCGAGTGGTCCGAAGAACAGACCTCCGGCCGCAGAGACGATCGCGTCGACGCGCCCCACCGCCGCATACAGCGCCCGGACGCTCGCATCGCTCGTGATGTCGACCTGCCGGTCGCCGCGCGTGCGCCCCGCCCGCACCACCTCGTGCCCGCGTTCGGCCAGCACCCCGGCCACCGCACTGCCGATGGCGCCCGTCGCGCCCACAACAAGAATCTTCATGACTGCCTCCGCGAATGAATCAAGGAAGGCGCCATTGTTTTGCGAATGAATTGTTTGATAAATTGCCATCCGGTTCGGCAATTCGAAACTTCGGGTTCTCAATATGGACAAGCTGCGCGCCATGGAAGTCTTCGTCAGGGCGGTGGACGCAGGCAGCTTCGCCGCGGCGGCCGAGGCGCTCGACCTCTCGGCCGTGATGGTCGGCAAGCACATCCGCGCGCTCGAAGACCAGCTCGGCGCCCGCCTGCTCGAGCGCACCACACGGCGCCATGCGCTCACGGAAATCGGCGCGGCCTACCTGGAGCGCTGCCGCGACGTGCTGGCCAGCGTGCACACGGCCGATGGCGTGGCCGAGTCGCTGCGCGCCATGCCGCAGGGCGTGCTGCGCGTGACGGCGCCGGTGGCCTATGGCGCGCACCGGCTCACCCCGGTGATCGGCGACTACATCGCGGCCTATCCGCAGGTGAAGGTGGACCTGGTGCTCAACGACCGCGTGGTCGACCTGGCCGAAGAAGGCTTCGACTGCGGCATCCGCTCGGGCGCGGCGGTCGATGAACGCCTCATCGCGCGGCCGCTCGCACTGGCGCGCATGTTCGCGGTCGCAAGCCCCGCATGGGTCGCGCGCCACGGCCAGCCGAAGCACCCGTCGGACCTCGAGGCCTTTGCGCTGCTGGGCTTCGCCGCCTGGGGCCCGAACCATTCATGGCGCTTCACGCGCGGCGGCCAGACGGTGCATGTGCCCGTGCGCGGCCCGCTCACCACCAACAACGGGCAGGCGCTGCTCGCTGCCGCAATAGCCGGCGTGGGGGTGATCGTGCAGGCTGATGCGCTGCTCGGCCCTGCTCTGTCCTCGGGCCAGGTGGTGCAGTTGCTGCCCGAGTGGGCGCTGCCGACCCGCCAGGTGCACATCATGCGGCTGCCTGAAGCGCGTCCCAGCGCGAAGCTGCGCACCTTCGTCGACTTCGTCGTCGAAAGGCTGGCCTAGCGCGTCACGCGCCCCTGCACGCCCTCGACCAGCCAGTTCATCTTCAGGATCTGCTCGTCGTTCAGCTGCGCACCCTTGGCGATGACGGTGCGGCCTTCGTTGTCGCGCACCTCGGCCCCACCGCGCGGAACGGCTGCAGCCTGCCCTCCGCGATGTCCTTCTGCCGCGCCAGCACCTCCTGCTGTACGGCCTTGGGCACCTTGCTGCCGAAGTCGCCGACGCGGATCATTCCTTCTTTCACGCCGCCCCACACATTGCCGCTCTTCCAGCTTCCGTCGAGCACCGCCTGCGCACGCTGCGCGTAGTAGCCGCCCCACTGGTGCGTGACGGCGACGATCTGCGCGTCGGGCGCGATCTTGCGCATGTCGGAGTGGTAGGCCACGGCCAGCTTGCCGCGCTCCTGCGCCGCGGCCATCACGGCGGTGGAGCCGGTGTGGAAGGCGATGACATCGGCGTTCTGGTTGAACAGCGCCATCGCAGCATCGCGCTCCTTGGGCGGATCGAACCACTCGTTGAGCCACACCACGGCCACCTTCGCATTCGGGTTCACCGAGCGCATGCCGAGCGCAAAGGCGTTGATGCCCTGCAGCACCTCCGGAATCGGAAAGCCCGCGACGTAGCCCGCGAGATTCGTCTTCGTCATGCGGCCGGCTGCGATGCCCGCGAGGTAGCGGCCTTCGTAGTAGCGCGCATTGGCGGTGGCGACGTTGGGCGCGGTCTTGTAGCCGGTGATCGATTCGAACTTCACGTCGGGGAAATCGTGCGCCACCTTGAGCGTCGGCTCCATGTAGCCGAAACTGGGCGTGAAGATCAGCCGGTTGCCCTGCTGTGCGAGGTCACGGATCACGCGCTCGGCGTCGGCGCCCTCGGGAACGTTCTCGACGAAGGTGGTCTTGACCTTGCCGCCGAGCGCCGCATCGACGGCCTTGCGGCCCTCTTCATGCTGGCGCACCCAGCCGGCATCGGTGACCGGCGTCACGTAGACGAAGCCGATCTTCAGCGGCTCTTTCGGAGCCTGCGGTTGCGCAAAGGAGGGAGATAGAAAACAGGCGGCTGTCCACGCCAGAACGGCGCGGCCCGCGAGGTTTTTGTACATGGTGTTCCTCTACATGGCCCCGGAAAAGCAGGAAGCCCGCAGCCGGCCGGGACGCCCGGCTGCGGGGTGCGGATTCTAGTCGGCGGTTTTCAGGCCAACCAGCCCGCCCGGCGCGCGCCCGTGTCGGCTACTCGCTGACGACCGCGCTGCGGTAGGCCGCATCGGCCTTGATCTCGGCTTCGGAGAACGGCACCTTGAGCCATTGCCCCGCGCTGTAGGCGCGCGTGTAGTCGGCGTTGTGCGCCGAGGCCGGGTCGTCCGACAGCGAGAACGTGAGGAAGGTATGCGCCTCCACGCCGCCTTCGGGGAACCGCACGACCTGCATGTAGCTGTTGCCGTTCGGGTTGCCGTCCATCGTGTAGCCGCCCTTGTCGAGCCGGTTCTCCGAGCAGGCGATGGTGAAGTAACCCGGGCCGTGGCAGCCGCCATACAACGGAATCTTCTGGCCGCCGCGCGTGGCGAACAGGTAGTCGCCGCGCTTCGCATCGAGCGCGAAGCCGCTGGCTTCCACGCGTGCGATGGCCGCGCCGAAGGCCTGCTGCAGCGCGGCTTGCGCACCGGGCTTCAGGTCGCGCGGCGTGTGGATCGGGTCGCCC
It includes:
- the guaD gene encoding guanine deaminase, which encodes MKKAYRASLLRFDDAGLPVFDEDGLLVVAPDSAGRQRVLDAGSHAAVSPRHPDAEVTHLPGRILAPGFVDMHIHFPQTDIIGSPAPGLLPWLENYTFPAEARFADPAHSNEVADVFFDELLRNGVTTALAFATSHVASVDAFFEGAQRRNLRMISGKVLQDRNSPDGVRDETEQSLIDSEALIRKWHDTGRLGYAITPRFAPASTDAQMRGASELAAKYADTWIQSHVAENRDEVAWVRELYPQARSYLDVYAGFGLMRERAVYAHCIYLDDTDRALLRDTKTAAAVSPTSNLFLGSGFFDFGAADRVGYPYGLASDVGGGTSFSPFHTMMAAYYVGREGQTKAGLSIAPSELWWRHTGGAARALGLGGVVGNLQPGCEADFLVLNPQATPLLARKTKLANTLEEMLFAMIVLGDDRLVERTVISQAL
- a CDS encoding neutral zinc metallopeptidase, whose amino-acid sequence is MRWEGNEQSDNVEDRRGEDGGGGGGFIGGRSIGIGTIAVALIAGWIFGINPLTVLSLLSGGGGEQVQVQQQQQGPAPKPPSSDREAAFVSTVLRNTEVVWTNIFRQNGGAYQPPRLVLFRGATPTACGTGQAAMGPFYCPGDKKVYIDLGFYDTLKNQLGAPGEFAQAYVIAHEVGHHVQDELGVTAKVDGMRGRLSQSQNNALSVRVELQADCFAGIWAHHSQESKKWLDPGDIEAAMNAAQKIGDDALQRSAGRAVVPDSFTHGSSAQRQRWFGAGYQSGDVKSCDTFNARSL
- a CDS encoding LysR family transcriptional regulator, yielding MDKLRAMEVFVRAVDAGSFAAAAEALDLSAVMVGKHIRALEDQLGARLLERTTRRHALTEIGAAYLERCRDVLASVHTADGVAESLRAMPQGVLRVTAPVAYGAHRLTPVIGDYIAAYPQVKVDLVLNDRVVDLAEEGFDCGIRSGAAVDERLIARPLALARMFAVASPAWVARHGQPKHPSDLEAFALLGFAAWGPNHSWRFTRGGQTVHVPVRGPLTTNNGQALLAAAIAGVGVIVQADALLGPALSSGQVVQLLPEWALPTRQVHIMRLPEARPSAKLRTFVDFVVERLA
- a CDS encoding short chain dehydrogenase — encoded protein: MKILVVGATGAIGSAVAGVLAERGHEVVRAGRTRGDRQVDITSDASVRALYAAVGRVDAIVSAAGGLFFGPLAEMRSADFNIGLQDKLLGQVRLALLGQHVLADGGSITLTTGVAADDPVRGGGNAAAVNAAVEGFVKGAAIELARGLRINAVSPTLLTESLAAYGALFPGVETVPAARVALAYVRSVEGPLTGRVFRVWQ
- the dcd gene encoding dCTP deaminase yields the protein MSIKSDKWIRRMAEQTGMIEPFEPGQVREAAGHKIISYGTSSYGYDIRCAPEFKVFTNIHSTVVDPKNFDEKSFVDMHGDYCIIPPNSFALARTVEYFRIPRNVLTICLGKSTYARCGIIVNVTPFEPEWEGYVTLEFSNTTPLPAKIYAGEGCAQVLFFESDEVCETSYKDRGGKYQGQRGVTLPKT